Within Anopheles ziemanni chromosome 2, idAnoZiCoDA_A2_x.2, whole genome shotgun sequence, the genomic segment CAACTCTCACTGCTCTTAATGTGAAAGTCAAATTTGAGATAAGAATCCGCTTGGAACGACCTCGAACAATGCTAAAGATTCTAAGTAATGCTCCATTTTTTGGTACGCTGGAGCCATTGGATTACAAAGAATAGATATTTAGACCCAGTCTATGAACGATTGTAACCAATTAGATCAAGTAAATCTGTACCTCTGAGTTCTACTCCTCTTCACACAACATTTCTTCGtatagaaaatgtttgtactGTCGCAATTAATTGAATCAGGCTGTCCGGAGTTAATTTTCACGTTCTGGACCTATATTTCGATGTTGCCAAAGATTTGGCAATGTTACAtagagtagcatttctttaGCTGTCCATGCGATATCGGCGTTTCCATCTCTTATGTGGTTTTTGTATAGTGGTGatggtaaaaaaataattattataaatggtaaataataaaacattcgaTTATTTGTTGGTTATCGGTTATTTGAAACCTCTCCTACGTTCACCCACCGTACAATGATTGTAATCCCTGGGAGATCGTACCAAATATAGTAGATAATTAAGTCACACAAATTGGAAACACCCTGCTTCACCCTAACTTAATCCATCCTTGCTGTTCAGAGACCATTGCCAGAAAATATTACCGAAGGGGGCAAAAGACACCGGCAAATGGTGTTCTTATTTATATCAACACTTTTTAACGCCCCTTTCATCCGGCTAGCCTTCGAACGTTTGACGACACTAACTTCCActttttctaccttttttcAATGCTGTATCCCATCCTAGCCTTCCACCACACCCCGTCACACAAGTAACTTGTCACACCGCTCATCAATCATCCGCACACAAAGCGGCGTTTAATCGTTTTCTAATTGCCTCCAAATACGCCACTTAATTGTCACCGAATGTCGCTCAACAGTTTGCTTCTCAACTGCATCGCGAGCAGAAAAGGATGTGAGAAAATCCGACTTTCGTCCGGTACTGGGACATGCCAAGGAGGAtcattgtactaaaaatagtTTAGTTTCAAAGAGAATTTAAGTTCCTACCGAACTAGGTTACGCGGGTGTAGATGGAAGTGGAAAATAGTTGCTGTTCTACAACGCAAGTTGAATGACCAAAATTGTCTAAACCAAATTTGCCTTCAACGAACCCCAAAACTTTGTTTAGTACGTAAAGTAAGCGATCAATTCTTACAAATTTCTTGTCATGGACTAAGAATACTGTCCATAAAAAAGTCAAGCTACCGACAACATTTTTCTAATTGGTATTTCTTTTACACCTTTTGCAGGACTTACTACAAACGACGATCGGAAGAAACGACCTCGAACTGCGTTCTCAGCGGCCCAAATTAAAGCGTTAGAAACGGAGTTTGAACGCGGGAAGTATCTCTCCGTTGCGAAGCGAACCGCCTTGGCCAAACAGCTGCACTTGACCGAGACGCAGATAAAAATCTGGTTCCAGAACCGACGCACCAAATGGAAGCGTAAATACACGGCGGACGTGGAGTCTCTTGCCTCGCACTACTACTCTCAGCTCGGGATCGGCAGCTTCGCCCGGCCAATGGTGGTAGGTGACCGACTCTGGCTATTCAGCCAGACACCAAACGGTCCAACACCAGTCCAATCGCTTCTGCTCAATGGACCACCTCCAGCACCCGGTGGGCTTTCAGGACACCAACAGCTCACCATCGGGCAGCAACAGTCTGCCGCACTACGGTCATATCCAGGTTCCGTACCCGGAAGTAACTTCCCAACCCGCTCAACAATGGCCCCGGCTGGCTATATGCACACGCTATCGGCTCCGCGCCACCCAGGGTTCCTTCATAAACTGTCGCCTTCGTCACCACCGGCGCGGATGCCGACAGCACTCGGTTTACGACCACTGTTATCCGCACCCACCAGCGATACGTTTATCGATGGAGGTTACTACGGGCCCACAAGTCTTCCGGCAGGACCAAAGTTTAACCCAACAGAACTCATCAACGGAGGACTCCTAACGGCGGATGGTAACGGTTCCGGAATTGCTGATCTCGAGCGTGCCTTTGGCAATCCGAGTGACATGATAGACGGTCTAGCTGGGGTCGGTGGTGATTCTTCTACCGAATCTGGCCCTCGATCGACCGGAAAGCGTTGTATAGACtcgatcaacaacaacaaccaatgTTGCGATAAGAATGACTTACCGCGTACTGAAGACAGTGATTCGTCCAGTGATATTGACTGTGAAGAAATCGAAGACGACACCCAAATGGTGTAGGGTGAATAGAGTTCTTAAATGTGTCTTCCCTGCGGTGGAAAATCATATCCCTGTAAATAATGTATAGAGTGTATCAAATGTTCTAAATTCATGTGACTTCATTACTCACCACCAGTCGTAGCAACCATCATATACTCGCGATGGAAACAAAGCATCTTTACGATGACGTTTTTACTGTAACACATTAGttgatttatttacaaaatctCTCCCAGCCGACGGTGGTTCTTCCCGTGTGTACctatttctgtttttcaatACGCACGAAGCAAAAAGTGTGTAGTTTAGTATTCAGCCATTGCATCGGTGCCATGTAGCACgtgatttttcattatttcaaagTGACATTTGCATTCCCATGCAAGCAATTTATCTTCGGCGCACGGTAAATCATGCGCACTTTCTTTCTCTGTTTGACACATATGTAATCTTATCtgaattttttatttccctggTAAATTTTCTCTGCCTAACGGTTGGgattttcgtttcatataTTTACAAAATCGATTGTTATACCTACTACGTGCTGTTTTTGAGTGTTTTTAATGACAAGTgacaattttcttttgcagtgttcggtttgttttcataattcatttaaattggttttatttgtgtATGCATTTTTCGAGTGCAGtgcaatgtttcattttctctaAAGTTCAATTTTGCACATATGTTTCGTTCCTTTTCCAAACTTTTCGTCAATACTCTAGCCTTATAGGTTTCTTTAGTATTGCTTAAAACATATTTCGTCCCATTCACATCGGTAttcaatttcgacaatttaATAAAGttgggtgcaatgggacatgAACCGAACACTTGTGACTAGCTGTAACGCATCTTGTCATGCACTTGCTTATACCCCTTACGATCTACTCTAGCTGATACGAGTGCGTCGGACATGCGCCGATGGCCAGGGGTGtaataaaacggaaaacggtggattaacaaaacaaaaacaaacaagaaaattagACGAGAAACTTTAATGATACCGTTACGAAAAAGCTTAAAAACGTATTATGTAAGGCAGATAGTTGACCATTTAAAATGGTTCTGCTGCTGAGTTTAGCCGGTAAGAAGGTCAAACACACAGTTTGCAGTCGTTTCATTGAAACAAGGCAATAAAATACTTATCTGTACAAAACCATAAACTGTTTGTATTGAATTTTAAtccatttgattgttttcttatttcttgCAATTCGGGGTTTCACTTGATTGTAGTAAGGAATGACGTTCGCAGCTTCGGTTTTCTGCGATGCATTTGTATGAAAAATTTACTGTGTCGGTATTTGTAAGCAGATAGTGGAAACGACGTGTGTTTACGATACGTAAATGGAGGTATCTATTGTAGATCATACGGAAAAGGAACTTTACTTAACTGTAATGTAAGGTAAACGGTCTCATAAAAACAGAATAAGACAAAAACGCCCGGATCAAGAAAAACCCGCTGCGTAAAGACAACTAAGATTGAAGCTAACATTATATGCTCGACTGGCCCTGCAAGTTTCGCTAATGTGTGTGATAAAAGTCCCACAAAATTCACCAATTACGATGACCTCGAAAAAAATTGCTCAAAAGAACGATGATCGCATTCCGTCGCTACGTGAGACTGGGCAGCGGTGCGTGCTGTTAACTCCAGGTGAGATCGTACCCCTTCCAGTTGGCGTTCGGTGCCAAATATACCCGCTGGCCGCTGTAGAAGAACGACACGATGCCTCGATAGGCCGTTCGCGGAACTCCACTCTGCAAGTCATAGACACGATTGAAATAGCGAAGAGAGTTACTATAAAGCTTAACCACGTTTGCCGAACCGGTAACACACCTTGAAATCGTCCATCAAACCAAGAGTTTTGGTGGCTCGTTTGTACTGCTCTTTGGTGTGGTACGCGATACGAATCGGTTCCCGGGTCATCACCAGGCCGCGCTTCAGCTCGTCTAGCGTCACCATCGGGCTCTGGTACACTACTTTCAGAAACGCATCGTCATACACAGACTGCACCCGGAAGACGTAGGAAAAGGTGATAGTTAGTATTTTAAATCGAATCTTTTCTTCTACCACTCATACAGTAAAAGTACCTTTAATAAATAAGTCAGGTTGGATTTTGTGAAGCTGACGAACTCTTCACTTAGTTTGATGTACTTTAAATGTTTATCAAAAAACAGTCCACTGAAAGACGAAAAAAGATATCATATTATTATTAGTATTATAAAACCAGATTATgtattaaatatttcaataggAAACAGATAAACGATACTCAGCATCCATTAAAAATGCTTTACACAtacgaaaaatgtttaaagtgatGCATTAATCCATTGAACACAATTTATgcattatttagttttttatgACAGATGAAACTTGAAGATAATTTTATTACTTATGGCTTTCACTGTAACATGTTTAACATCCTCTTGAAGTTCACTAGGACTAAGACCCTGTCAAACATTGCTCAgtgttaaagaaaattaacaaacgacTGAATAGCATGTTTAAAAgtacaaaagggaaaagacaTGTTTTTCTCGTAAAATGTGTTGTACAAAACTTCTTAAGCACAGCATAAGCAAAAAACTGTCTTGAGATTGCAACTGTAAGCTTTTTAAACGCATGTCGAGACGCTTATCAAAACAAGTACAAGATTTTGAACTTAATCTCGTGCGAAAGTACCCACTGCCTGGAGTAACAACAACTACATGAACGGCTCTTATCTGAGCTACTTTAAGTCATTACGAATGCAAATACAGCtggcaaatgaaaatttgCTGGGTTTCCCATAAACGAATGAACTGATTGTGCTATGTACAATTAAGGTGCTTTTTTTACTCACTTTGATACACCTACTTTCCCGAATGTTCTGGTGCGTGGCAGTTCCGGTCGTATGCAGGCTCGTTCTTTTCTTTGCTCAGGTTGTCTAATCCAATCGTCCCAAAAGCTAAAAACATACCACACAAGCAGTTTATAAAAACCTGCGTTTCAATCATCTTCACATTTATGCAGCGATTAAACTGAACACTCACGCCTTAGGCCACTTGGGGGCAAGTTCGGCCCACagatctttggtcatcatccaTCCAAGTCCGGGGAAGAAATCAGACCGATACAGCAGATCGTGCGCGTTGCTATCGATCAGGCCATCCTTCCCGTTGTCATTCCAAGCCGAGACACACCAAAGCGATTTATCGCGCATCAGTATAGGGTACGTGCCGAGGAAATACTCGTAAAAGTCGGGGGCCACACTGAGATCGTCCTCCACCAGTATGACCGAATCAAACCCTTGACCAAACACGGTCCGCAAAGCCCATCCGTAGTGCCGTGCAATTTTGTAGTATCctttgtatttcttttccttagGTGGAACGGGAATGTCGGATTGATCAGGCTGACGGATAAGTGTAACTTCGTCCCGATAGGATAGGATAGTGTTGCGCGTCGGCTCATCGTCGCAGTCCTGGGAGACAATGATTGGAAACTGCTCTGCACTCGGCCGGTAGCGAATGAGATCGTCCAAACATTTGTTAACGGAAATGCGATTGCATGCAAATACCACGACCGGAATGATCGGGAAGGCGGGATCGTTGTTCAGGTAACGCTGCTGGAACTTGCTAAGTACACGTTCCGCTTCCGGTCGAATGTCTTCGGCTTCCGGAATTGGGGCCAGTGGAGCCGCTGCATCCAGCAGTTCGTTCCCTTCAACTTCGCCATCTTTAGgaactattttcttttccccataATCATCGACGTTTTGCAAAATACTTTCCTGCCGCACCGGTAATGGCTCCGATGAAACTGGTAACCTTAGTGCCTGGGAGCTTGCAGTAGGGGGGTCCTTTCGTAGAATCTTAATAATATCTCGGTATAAATTCTGGCGATTTTCGGAAAAGCTTTTGAGATTCTGCTCCAGGTACTGCACCTTCTCCATTACGAACCGGCTGTTTACGGCGGGACCAGCACGCCTACCTCCATCTGATACGCGCACCGTGCGCATAAATGCGAGATAAGTCATCAGCACCCAGACGACCAGTACACCAACCAGCATGAACGTCTTACGTGGTCGCATTGCGTTATCGTGTGCTGCTCGTGGAAAGcacaaacataaaactacCCTAAACACACCGGATCGCGTTGTTCTACGGCAGGTGAGGTATTGTCCGTTCTCACAGACATCAAACGATTGTATTGTTTTCCTATCTTTTGCCCCACGTTACCAGGGGCTCACGTACGTAGCACCACAGTTTGAGCACTATCACTTGCGTTCGCTCCTCGAAGCGCTGTTACTGACTTGATGACATGATACATGCTTAATCCCGCGGGAATTGGCGCTGAAATACAAAATTGCCCTAGTCTACCGATAAGCTTGCGGTCCGCCGAAAACATGCTTCTAGGAGCGTGGTTCACAAACGAAAACTATAGTATACATTTATGTATCTACGATAGGTTACCAAAAAGCATGTTTCACATCGTCTTACTATTTACATACAACAGTTTAGTATATTGTGTACGTAGGAAATTATGCATCACAATGCACCACACAAAAGATTGTTTCACGCAATGGATTTTTCCGGAGGAACATTTCTGGCATATAAATACGTGGATCTTGGCAGATTGTTTACGTGCTGTCAGCTGAAATTGACGTGCAGGGCTGCATTCCGATGTTGATATTGAACagtaaactttaaaaaaacgcGTTAAAAACGTTAAATACaaattaacacgttaagcgctacgcgcAAATTGTACTACTtcccgttctgccagcgattcgtagaaacgccggcctacccaacgggctctgtcggcccgagcagaccgacgccggcttacggggaagaacactgtcggccccacggggccgacgtagcgcttaacgtgttaaaattCAATGCACACATTGttctcgtttcgttttcgttttaatgcacagaaaacattaaaatttgaGCAAATGCAAACATGTGAATGACCAGACTGATAATGATATTCAACTCTGTCATTACTCctaattaaattgtttcataATCCATATGTGATATATCACATTCAGCTGTACTGAGGGAATTACCACAAATGCAGAAAGCAGTGCCCTCCTACAATTGAAATAACACTGCTGGGTTACGAGTGTAAAACAGGTACTATTGGAATCCATGCGAGTAGTTTAAAAGACTACAGGCAAATCaaagtttaatatttatttcatcGTAGATCGTAATCATTAACCAAATTACTCAAATACAAACATTTTATGCCGAGCTTGATGGACACTCGTATATCTTCTCCCTTTCCATAcgaatttttttccattcttctaGATGATCTCTTTTCCTATGTGCAAGCATATTTGCATGCGAATTGAACGTTTTTGGACAGTGCGCACACGTGTACAAAATATTCCCCGTATGTGTCGTCATATGTTCCTGGCAAAGTAGACAATGAATCATGTATCAGCATCGTAGCAAGAAACCATATAAATGTACGCTTACCTCTAATAGTTTTGCCAATTTAAAGGCTTTTCCACAAATGGTACATTCGAAGCTCCTTTGTTTCAGATGAACAAAAATGGTGTGACTTTTCAAAGCCATAGCGTTGGGAGCATTTTTGCCACATATGGTACATATATTTGGTTTGCCACTGGTTTGATGTATGAGCATATGCTTTCTTAGTCCACCAGCACCTTTTAACCTAATGATGGAGAAGATGCGTATTAAGATAGAATTCTCGGCCTCGGTTATTACCAGACACATTCTTACCATCGATTACAGACTTTGCATTGCTGTCTTTTAACTTCATCTGTGTTGTGTCTACTATTTCGATGATACTGAAACTGCGCCATTGTTTTGAAACGTTTTGGGCACTTGTCACAGACAATGTTGTCCGGACCATGGACTCTTTGGATATGGTCTTTGAGACGCGTCTTGGTCGTGAAacttgaaaattgaattttaattagaaTACCAACAATATAATAACATTCGACACGGTCTAACGAACGTGGCCTTTTACCTTTTCGAACACTCTGGGCATGGAAGATTCTCGGACTGCAGATTCGAATCATGTGTCTTCAGATGAACGTCGAACTGTGATTTTTCATCGAAAGAACGATCACATTGATCACATTTTAACACAGTTGACTGTTCCAATGGACTATGGCATTTTAACATATGATTctgataataaaataattgaatcaGTTATCACAttatgaaaaaaacattttcttttacgtTTACCTCCAATCCTCTTGCTAATTTGAAAGAGTTCTTACAAATGGTACATTGAAAattcttttccttccgatGAACAAACATTGTATGACTATACAGTGCACTGGCATTAGGATACATTTTTCCGCATATGGTACAAATATTCGGTTTGTCGCTAGTTTGATGTATTAACATGTGTTTTCTTAATCCACCAGCCGCTAACctaataattgaaaaaatacgtatgaaaaacaatttcattcagATTCGGTTATAACAAAAAAAGCCTTACCAGCGATTACAGACATTACATTGcttctttttaatttcaccTATGTTGTGTATACTTTTTTGATGAACCTGCAACTGTGCTGTTGTGTTAAAACGCTGGGGACACTTGTCACAGACAATATTTTCTTGGCCATGGATCCTTTGAACGTGGTCTTTGAGGCGCGCCTTGGTCGTGAAacttaaaaaatggaaggctAATTGGAATAACAACAATATAATAACACGCAAAACAACCTTACCTTTTCGGACACTCCGGACAGAGACACATGTTGACTTGCTGATTTGAATCGTGTGTATTTAAATGTACATTGAGCTGCGATTTTCTATCGAATGAAAGATCACATTGATCACAATGAAGCCCTTCTTTGCCCTCTGCTTCTTCCGGCTGATGGTGGAATTTATACATGTGTTTATTTAATGTAACATGTCCTGAGAACGCTGTATTGCATACTTTGCAACTAAACGCATTGGGATTCGCTGTTCGCACGACGTGTTCTAAAAGTCGTGTGCGTTTGCTGAAATTCAAGCCACAACATACTACATAGCCCTCCTCATTGTGAATTGAGCGCATGTGTTTCTTAATGTTCGTGAAAGTAGATGCTAAAATCTCACAACTGGGACATTTCAATTCAGTGTGATTGCTAATGATGAAATCACCCATATCGATGTCAATAAAAGCTTCATTTTCTATGGAGATCTTGCTGTCTGATTTGTCTCCACCGTCCGATTCGTCCGCTGTTCCATTATTTTCTTCAGGTACATGCAGTGGATCATaggattgttttttctcttctatgATTAGTTCCCCTTGAAGGAAAAATTGATCTTTTTCAACCATCTCgatgtttgatattttcgtATGTGAATCATCATCAGGTGGATCCACCTGCCGTGTTTCTATTGGCCATTCGGCTGTTTCTACGGGTTCTTCTAGCCGTGTTTCCGGTTCTATAAATTCATGATTTTCAACACTCAGTGTTTCGATATTCGTTAGAGACGTATATAGTTGTACCACTTCCATATAAAACCGGTGGAATTTGTCAACACAATTCCAACACGTCTTACATACGGATTGATAGCGGATGCTTTCAGAAGAGAACCAGAAATGACGACACAATATGGCTACAAAGTTCACTTCTGGCCCATCAGTTACAGCAAATAATTCAGTTGTAGTTTTGTGGCACAACAGACATCTCGTGGAATCAAACATGTGGTTAAATTCTTCTGTTTTTACTTCCATTTCGTCGAACACAACACAACCATcaacaaaatatgaaacaacaaTTGACAAACACGCATTGCTTGTAAACAATAAATAGTTGACAGCCGAAGAACACCCCAACGAGCAAAGCAACCacgatgattaaatactgaataaacctgtggtcacagctttccgcaaccgcacgcggttgcgtttttgatctgtcaaacgagcacagcttttttccaaaaataatactttaatgtttgaatataccacttatatgagcatacaatctcattaaagtctactaggaacaatatttactgttgacatataaaaacgcaagagtctgcggcaagaatcaaactcgtttgattttttagtacagaaaccgcaaggtcttgcgtctgcggtgacagcccatgacagctcctatctctcccatgggaaaaaacgcaaccgcatgcggtaattactatccaggtgggttcatcccgaacaaattgctttgatttttttagaaaaataaaggaaaatttgacaaccgttccgggttttgtttatgttttttgcaaaaataactcatg encodes:
- the LOC131293869 gene encoding paired box protein Pax-6 produces the protein MATTTSTMVSSSTGMIHATCSGTRIKNSFSIEHLLSKPDRANTSSFYGTSNIHPQESFTPSSHGTSNYQKMVYQTDVVPAPMTAAPGYFEQSVEKGVNTFVDRDSVDRMESSSPESICNEDMMDNCSEVASEGSTGGELRFKGLTTNDDRKKRPRTAFSAAQIKALETEFERGKYLSVAKRTALAKQLHLTETQIKIWFQNRRTKWKRKYTADVESLASHYYSQLGIGSFARPMVVGDRLWLFSQTPNGPTPVQSLLLNGPPPAPGGLSGHQQLTIGQQQSAALRSYPGSVPGSNFPTRSTMAPAGYMHTLSAPRHPGFLHKLSPSSPPARMPTALGLRPLLSAPTSDTFIDGGYYGPTSLPAGPKFNPTELINGGLLTADGNGSGIADLERAFGNPSDMIDGLAGVGGDSSTESGPRSTGKRCIDSINNNNQCCDKNDLPRTEDSDSSSDIDCEEIEDDTQMV
- the LOC131283637 gene encoding alpha-1,3-mannosyl-glycoprotein 2-beta-N-acetylglucosaminyltransferase; its protein translation is MRPRKTFMLVGVLVVWVLMTYLAFMRTVRVSDGGRRAGPAVNSRFVMEKVQYLEQNLKSFSENRQNLYRDIIKILRKDPPTASSQALRLPVSSEPLPVRQESILQNVDDYGEKKIVPKDGEVEGNELLDAAAPLAPIPEAEDIRPEAERVLSKFQQRYLNNDPAFPIIPVVVFACNRISVNKCLDDLIRYRPSAEQFPIIVSQDCDDEPTRNTILSYRDEVTLIRQPDQSDIPVPPKEKKYKGYYKIARHYGWALRTVFGQGFDSVILVEDDLSVAPDFYEYFLGTYPILMRDKSLWCVSAWNDNGKDGLIDSNAHDLLYRSDFFPGLGWMMTKDLWAELAPKWPKAFWDDWIRQPEQRKERACIRPELPRTRTFGKVGVSNGLFFDKHLKYIKLSEEFVSFTKSNLTYLLKSVYDDAFLKVVYQSPMVTLDELKRGLVMTREPIRIAYHTKEQYKRATKTLGLMDDFKSGVPRTAYRGIVSFFYSGQRVYLAPNANWKGYDLTWS
- the LOC131285152 gene encoding zinc finger protein 16-like, producing MAQFQYHRNSRHNTDEVKRQQCKVCNRWLKGAGGLRKHMLIHQTSGKPNICTICGKNAPNAMALKSHTIFVHLKQRSFECTICGKAFKLAKLLEEHMTTHTGNILYTCAHCPKTFNSHANMLAHRKRDHLEEWKKIRMEREKIYECPSSSA
- the LOC131293870 gene encoding GDNF-inducible zinc finger protein 1-like; the encoded protein is MFDSTRCLLCHKTTTELFAVTDGPEVNFVAILCRHFWFSSESIRYQSVCKTCWNCVDKFHRFYMEVVQLYTSLTNIETLSVENHEFIEPETRLEEPVETAEWPIETRQVDPPDDDSHTKISNIEMVEKDQFFLQGELIIEEKKQSYDPLHVPEENNGTADESDGGDKSDSKISIENEAFIDIDMGDFIISNHTELKCPSCEILASTFTNIKKHMRSIHNEEGYVVCCGLNFSKRTRLLEHVVRTANPNAFSCKVCNTAFSGHVTLNKHMYKFHHQPEEAEGKEGLHCDQCDLSFDRKSQLNVHLNTHDSNQQVNMCLCPECPKR